One window of Corynebacterium accolens genomic DNA carries:
- the alaS gene encoding alanine--tRNA ligase, translated as MKTHEIRERFTQHFVNSGHEVVPSASLILDDPNLLFVNAGMVPFKPYFLGQQTPPFSQGLATSIQKCVRTLDIEEVGITTRHNTFFQMAGNFSFGQYFKEGAISNAWNLLTKDVADGGFGLDPERLWVTVYLDDDEAAEIWRDKIGVPEERIQRLGMEDNYWSMGVPGPCGPCSEIYYDRGSEYGKDGGPIADDNRYMEIWNLVFMQNERGEGTGKGDFKIVGELPKKNIDTGLGIERVACLLQGVDNVYETDLLRPVIDVAEELTGATYGEKATQQDNIRFRVVADHSRTGMMLILDGVTPGNEGRGYILRRLLRRIIRSAKLLGAEGATMERFMNTVMDTMTPSYPEIADNRERILRVAINEEKAFLKTLESGTKLFDEAVDDLRSTHRAKTQKVLSGDKAFELHDTYGFPIDLTLEMAQEAGLDVDMDGFNAAMGEQRRRAKADNQAKKHGHTDLSLYRDWVDNNPTVFTGYEELVSGANVIGLVKDGQKVNEVHEGDEVEVILDHSPLYAESGGQMADRGRISAGESLLEVNDVQKIGKKLWVHKASVTAGGLDLGMSVEASVDEKWRHGATQAHSATHLIHAALRQVLGPTAVQAGSLNRPGYLRFDFNYTEQLSQEQMEEIALITNQAIDSNMAVNTIETSLEEAKAMGAMALFGENYGNQVRVVEIGGPFSIELCGGTHVGSSAEIGPVSVLGESSVGSGARRIEAYSGMDAFRYYSKETALVEGVSRELKVQSEELPERISQLSERLKAAEKEIEGLRKAQLTARASEIIDSATEVNGIKTITLQLPDGTSGGDLRTVATDIRNRMKDTAAVIVLGAVDKGKFPFIAAATGKAVDEGVKAGDIVKRLGEYVNGRGGGKPDMAQGSGTAPEGAQRGFEAVKDLLQSR; from the coding sequence GTGAAGACTCATGAGATCCGGGAACGGTTTACCCAGCACTTCGTCAATTCTGGTCACGAGGTTGTCCCCAGCGCCTCTTTGATCCTGGATGACCCTAACCTGCTTTTCGTTAACGCGGGCATGGTGCCCTTCAAGCCCTATTTCTTGGGCCAGCAGACCCCACCATTTTCGCAAGGCCTTGCCACCTCTATCCAGAAGTGCGTGCGCACCTTGGATATTGAGGAGGTGGGCATTACCACCCGCCACAACACCTTCTTCCAAATGGCGGGTAATTTCTCCTTTGGCCAGTATTTCAAGGAAGGCGCCATTTCCAATGCATGGAACCTGTTGACCAAAGACGTAGCCGACGGCGGGTTTGGCCTTGACCCGGAGCGCCTGTGGGTCACCGTGTACCTCGATGACGATGAGGCAGCGGAAATCTGGCGCGATAAGATCGGCGTGCCAGAAGAGCGCATCCAGCGCCTGGGCATGGAAGATAACTACTGGTCCATGGGCGTGCCGGGACCATGTGGGCCCTGCTCGGAAATCTATTACGATCGCGGGTCCGAATACGGCAAGGACGGCGGCCCGATTGCGGATGATAACCGCTACATGGAAATCTGGAACCTTGTGTTCATGCAAAATGAGCGCGGTGAGGGGACCGGAAAGGGCGATTTTAAGATCGTCGGAGAGCTGCCGAAGAAAAACATCGATACCGGCTTGGGCATCGAGCGCGTCGCTTGCCTGTTGCAGGGAGTAGACAACGTCTACGAAACCGACCTGCTCCGCCCGGTTATTGACGTTGCTGAGGAGCTTACCGGCGCCACCTACGGCGAGAAGGCAACGCAGCAGGATAATATCCGCTTCCGCGTGGTGGCTGACCATTCGCGCACCGGCATGATGCTCATCTTGGATGGCGTTACCCCAGGTAATGAGGGCAGGGGCTATATCCTGCGCCGCTTGCTGCGCCGCATCATTCGTTCGGCAAAGCTGCTGGGTGCCGAGGGCGCTACCATGGAGCGCTTCATGAATACGGTCATGGATACCATGACCCCGTCGTATCCCGAGATTGCGGATAACCGCGAGCGAATTCTGCGCGTGGCCATCAATGAGGAAAAGGCGTTTTTGAAGACGCTGGAGTCTGGCACCAAGCTTTTTGATGAAGCCGTGGACGACCTGCGCTCCACCCACCGCGCCAAGACCCAAAAGGTGCTTTCCGGTGACAAGGCCTTTGAGCTGCACGATACCTACGGTTTCCCCATCGACCTCACCCTGGAAATGGCGCAAGAGGCCGGCCTCGACGTGGACATGGACGGCTTTAATGCCGCCATGGGCGAGCAGCGCCGCCGCGCCAAGGCCGATAACCAGGCCAAAAAGCACGGCCACACCGATCTCTCCTTGTACCGCGACTGGGTGGATAATAACCCCACCGTATTTACCGGCTATGAGGAACTGGTCTCGGGAGCGAACGTCATCGGCCTAGTCAAAGACGGCCAGAAGGTCAACGAGGTGCACGAGGGCGATGAGGTTGAGGTCATTTTGGACCACTCGCCGCTCTACGCTGAGTCCGGTGGACAGATGGCTGACCGCGGCCGCATTTCTGCGGGCGAATCCCTTTTGGAGGTCAATGACGTCCAGAAGATTGGCAAGAAGCTGTGGGTACACAAGGCTTCCGTTACCGCCGGTGGGCTCGACCTGGGCATGTCCGTTGAGGCTTCCGTAGATGAGAAGTGGCGCCACGGTGCGACCCAGGCCCACTCGGCTACCCACCTCATCCACGCGGCTCTGCGGCAGGTGCTGGGACCCACCGCAGTGCAGGCGGGCTCCCTGAACCGCCCGGGCTACCTGCGCTTCGACTTCAACTACACCGAGCAGTTGAGCCAGGAGCAAATGGAAGAAATCGCGCTTATTACCAACCAGGCGATCGATTCCAATATGGCCGTCAACACCATCGAGACCTCGCTGGAAGAGGCCAAGGCGATGGGTGCCATGGCGCTTTTCGGTGAAAACTACGGCAACCAAGTGCGCGTGGTAGAAATCGGCGGACCATTTTCCATCGAGCTCTGCGGCGGCACCCACGTGGGTTCCTCGGCAGAAATCGGACCCGTGTCCGTGCTGGGCGAGTCCTCAGTGGGCTCCGGTGCCCGCCGCATCGAGGCCTACTCCGGCATGGATGCCTTCCGGTACTACTCCAAGGAAACCGCGCTGGTAGAAGGCGTTTCCCGCGAGTTGAAGGTGCAGTCGGAGGAGCTCCCAGAGCGCATTTCGCAGCTTTCGGAGCGGCTCAAGGCGGCCGAAAAGGAAATCGAGGGCCTGCGCAAGGCGCAACTGACCGCGCGCGCCTCTGAAATCATCGACTCGGCTACCGAGGTCAATGGCATCAAGACCATTACGCTCCAGCTTCCCGATGGCACCTCGGGCGGCGACCTGCGCACCGTGGCCACCGATATCCGCAACCGCATGAAGGATACGGCAGCGGTCATCGTGCTCGGCGCGGTGGATAAGGGCAAGTTCCCGTTCATCGCCGCCGCTACGGGCAAGGCTGTGGACGAGGGCGTGAAAGCAGGGGACATCGTCAAGCGCCTCGGCGAATACGTCAACGGTCGCGGCGGCGGCAAGCCAGACATGGCGCAGGGCTCTGGTACCGCGCCGGAAGGTGCGCAGCGGGGCTTTGAGGCCGTCAAGGATCTGTTGCAGTCGCGATAG
- a CDS encoding replication-associated recombination protein A, with the protein MSQDSLFGASPNAGGSMGGEGSPSSFPTANLFATHSGSPLAARMRPQTLEEVVGQDHLLAPGKPLRRLVEGSGEASVILYGPPGTGKTTIASLIASQMGQNFVGLSALDSGVKQVREVITHARQELIHGRRTVLFIDEVHRFSKTQQDALLAAVENRTVLLVAATTENPSFSVVSPLLSRSLLLQLHSLSEADLKGVARRALDSDRGLGERDLTITDEALNQLVVLSGGDARRSLTYLEAAAEAVDDGGEITATTITDNVNRAVVRYDRDGDQHYDVTSAFIKSIRGSDVDAALHYLARMVEAGEDPRFIARRLMVHASEDIGMADPTALQVAVAAAEAAQMIGLPEARIPLAQATIHLATAPKSPSVIAAITKAQADVAAGKVGHVPPHLRDGHYEGAKRLGNATGYSYPHDDPRGVVEQQYLPDELEGAVYYEPTEHGAEKRIFDYIGRLRRILRGKRP; encoded by the coding sequence ATGAGCCAGGATTCTCTCTTCGGCGCCTCTCCCAATGCCGGCGGCAGCATGGGCGGCGAAGGCTCGCCATCGTCTTTTCCCACAGCCAATCTCTTTGCTACGCACTCCGGTTCGCCCTTGGCCGCTCGCATGCGCCCACAGACTCTAGAAGAGGTCGTGGGCCAGGACCACCTCCTTGCCCCCGGCAAGCCGCTGCGCCGCTTGGTCGAGGGGTCCGGCGAGGCTTCGGTCATTTTGTATGGGCCGCCTGGTACTGGCAAGACGACGATTGCCTCGCTGATAGCCAGCCAGATGGGCCAAAACTTCGTCGGCCTCTCCGCCCTTGATTCAGGGGTGAAGCAGGTGCGTGAAGTCATTACCCACGCCCGGCAAGAACTTATCCACGGCCGCAGGACGGTGCTTTTTATTGATGAGGTTCATCGCTTCTCCAAAACCCAGCAAGACGCCTTGCTGGCGGCGGTGGAAAACCGGACGGTTCTGCTCGTTGCAGCGACGACCGAAAACCCGTCATTCTCGGTCGTTTCGCCGTTGCTTTCCCGCTCGCTCCTACTGCAACTGCACTCGCTGAGCGAGGCGGACCTCAAAGGCGTAGCGCGCCGCGCGTTAGACAGCGATCGGGGGCTAGGCGAGCGCGACTTAACCATTACTGATGAGGCATTAAACCAGCTCGTCGTGCTTTCTGGTGGTGATGCCCGGCGCAGCCTGACCTACCTTGAAGCGGCCGCGGAAGCAGTTGACGATGGCGGCGAGATCACCGCAACCACGATTACCGATAACGTGAATCGCGCGGTGGTGCGCTATGACCGCGACGGCGACCAGCACTACGACGTGACCTCCGCCTTCATCAAGTCCATCCGCGGCTCCGATGTCGATGCCGCGCTGCACTACCTAGCGCGCATGGTGGAAGCCGGCGAAGATCCCCGGTTTATCGCCCGCCGCCTGATGGTTCACGCCTCAGAAGATATTGGCATGGCTGATCCCACCGCCTTGCAAGTCGCCGTCGCCGCCGCCGAGGCCGCGCAAATGATCGGCTTGCCGGAAGCGCGCATCCCACTGGCGCAGGCAACGATTCACTTGGCGACGGCGCCGAAATCGCCGTCCGTCATCGCTGCCATTACTAAGGCGCAGGCCGATGTCGCGGCCGGCAAGGTGGGCCACGTGCCGCCGCACCTGCGCGATGGGCACTATGAGGGCGCCAAGCGGCTGGGAAATGCGACAGGGTATTCCTATCCCCACGATGACCCGCGCGGGGTAGTGGAGCAGCAATACCTGCCCGATGAGCTCGAGGGCGCCGTATATTATGAGCCCACCGAACACGGCGCTGAGAAGCGAATCTTTGACTATATTGGCCGTTTGCGCAGGATACTTCGTGGCAAGCGCCCCTGA